The Clostridiales bacterium FE2011 sequence CTGTCACAGGTTATTTCCGGAAGGCGGCAGGCACCGGTTTGGCGGTCTCCTGCAGTTCCTTTTCCCGGCGGGAAGCGACCTCGTCCGGCATTTTCCGGATATCCCCGGCTTTGGTCAGGGCCCACTTGGTCAGGCTCGGGCCTACCAGTTCATAGACCAGCACGGAGAAAAGCACAATATTCCGGACCAGCGTACCCTCCGTGCCGCCCAGCACCCGGTAGGCTGTGGCGCACATGCCCAGGGCCACGCCGGCCTGGGGCAGCAGGGTGATGCCCAGGTATTTCCGGACCGGTTCGGGACTGTGAACCATGGAGGAGGACAGGCCGGCGCCCAGGTATTTGCCCAGCGACCGGGCAACAATATAGACCACGCCGATCAGGAGCACGGCGGGATCGCCGAAGACCTCAAACTTCAGCGCCGCGCCGCTGAGCACAAAGAACAGGGTCACGGCCGGGCCGGACCAGCGGTCCGCCTGCAGCATCAGGTCCTCGCTGAGGGGGCAGAAGTTGCAGAAAATGGTGCCCAGCATCATGCAGACCAGCAGGGAAGAGAATCCGAAGGTGAAAGGACCCACCGGGATCTTCAGCTGGCTGACGGCCACCGTCAGGATGACGCTGCCGACAATGAGGGCGTTCCGGTTCCGGTGGGAGTGGAAGAACCGCTCCAGCCAGGTCAGCACCAGGCCCACCAGTCCGCCGAAGGCGAGGGACAGGAACACCTCCATGAGCGGCTCCAGGATCAGGGCTGCCAGGTTGGTATCCCCGTCTTTCAGGGACTGGGCAATGCCGAAGGAGATGGCGAAGATCACCAGGCCTACCGCGTCGTCCAGGGCAACCACCGGCAGCAGCACGTCCGTCACCGGCCCCTTGGCCTTGTACTGGCGGACCACCATCAGGGTGGCAGCCGGGGCGGTAGCTGCCGCGATCGCGCCCAGGGTTACAGCCACGGGCATCGGCAGCAGGTCCGGCATGATAAAGTGCAGGGCAATCAGTGCCGCGTCCACGCACAGGGTGGCAAAGCAGGCCTGGATGATACCGATCACCGTTGCCTGCTTCCCGGTCTGCTTCAGGGCGGAAAGGCGGAACTCATGGCCGATGGCAAAGGCAATGAAGCCCAGGGCCACGTCCGAAATCATCGAAAGGGAATCCACCTGCTCAAAGGTGTTGAAACCCAGGCACGAAACCCCCAGCCGTCCCAGGACGCAGGGGCCGATCAGCACGCCGGTCACCAGGTAGGCGGTAACATCCGGCAGGTGAAACTTATCAAACAGACGGGTCATCAATAGTCCGGAGAACAGGGCAACCGCAATCAGCAGAAGCGTTTGCATAAGTATTGATCGCATCCTTTCATATGAAAAGGCCCACCATGTATCCATGATGAGCCGTGATGCCGTTCTGTCTGATCCAGCGATCTGCCGCCCATCCGTTGGTGATGTCTCCTCGAGCACAGGGACGGTGGTTTATTAGATCGCTGTTCCTTTGTTCGGCACTTATTATATTCCCGAAAACGGCGCTGTCAAGGGAGTGTATTGCTTTATTCTCCGTAACTCATCCCCCTTCAGATGAAAAAAATATATTGTTTATTTTTATAAAAAAGATCGCAAATTGTAAATACACGTTTGCGCCCCACAGGCATTGAATATCAAAACATCCAGCCTGCATGCGCCCCTCTTCCTGGCCGGCACATGGAAAAATAGACGGGTTTATTTATCCTGATTCGATCTGTTTTCTGCTTCGGCTGTCAGTTAGGATATGAGCATCGGGAGGCACTTCTCCCCAAGGAGGATACGGAAATGGAATTCTTAGCCGTCATTATTGGTATTGGTATTGGTCTCGCCCTGTACCGGAAAAACCGCAGCAACCGCAATGAAGACTATGACGATGATTATGAGGAAGAGGCCCGGTTTGAGCCCCGGGAACCCGTATACCCGACCCGGAACCTGTCTTATGCAGAGCCCCGGAACACAGATCCCAACGCGGAAATCCGGGAGATCAACGAAGCCATCCGCGCCGGTGAACAAGCCCTGGACAGCCTGCGGGAAGCCAAGAGCCAGCTGAACTCCGCCCGGAACTGGGGCATCTATGACATGCTCGGCGGCGGCGTGATCTCCAGCATGATCAAGCACAGCAAAATCGACCAGGCCAATGAATGGATGGATCAGGCCAACCGGGACCTGCGCCGCTTCGCGAAGGAGCTGCGGGATGTAGACGGCGAAGGCCTGCAGGTCGATACCGGATCGCTGGTCACCATGCTGGATATTTTCTGCGACAACTTCTTCAGTGATCTGCTGGTGCAGCAGAAAATCAACGACGGCCGTGCCCGGATTGACGCCCTGATCGATAAGATTGAAGGGGTGATGTGGGAACTGAAGCAGAGAGGCAACAGTATTGGGGAAGAGTACGAAATGAATAATGGAGAATACCGCATGCAGAATTAATGGGTTCTCTTCGACACTGCTTTGCATTGCTCGGGATGACACACTATACTGGACATCGTGAGGTTCCGATTAGGTTCCCGATTACATACAGGCTGGGAGATCCTTCGACTCCGCTGCGCTGCGCTCAGGATGACAGCGTGGAGGCTGCGGAGCATGGAAACGGGATGTGACAGCAGGGACAGACCAACTGTCATCATTCCAAAGGAACGTGACAGTTGGTCTGTCCCTCTGTCACATTCATCCTTCGGACGTAGTAAGGGATCCTTCGACGCGCTTTGCTTGCTCGGGATGACACACTATACTGGACATCGTGAGGTTCCGATCAGGTTCCCGATTACATACAGGCTGGGAGATCCTTCGACGCGGGCGCAAGCGCCCTTGCTCAGGATGACAGCGTGGAGGCTGCGGAACGTGGAAACGGGATGTGACAGCAGGGACAGACCAACTGTCATCATTCCAAAGGAACGTGACAGTTGGTCTGTCCCTCTGTCACATGCGTCCTTCGGACGTAGTAAGGGATCCTTCGACGCGCTTTGCTTGCTCAGGATGACATCCTGAATGTGCTGCGGGGTTCCGATAAATATTCGAGAAGACTTGCCCTGACATATCTTCCCGAAAAACCAATGAATGATTCGTCGATATCTGGTTTCCTGTCCGGCAATCCGGCCGGATGGAGATCGGCTGTCTTCGTATAACCGTTTTTCCCGCATCCGGGAAAACGGAAAAACAAAACGGAGGAAGAAAGATGAAACGAATACTGTCCCTGTTCCTTGTGCTGGCGCTGGTAGTCAGCACACTGCCCGCCCTGGCGGAACCGGCTCCGTCAGGCGCTGCCGAAGCGGCCGGCCTGCCGGCCGTGGGCGACGTGGTCGAAGGCTTCGAAGTCAAGGAGCTTCGTCCCTTTGACCTGGTCGGCGCGACCCTGGTGTCCTTTGAGCACCAGAAGACAGGCGCGAAGCTTCTTTACATTGCCAATGAAGATACCAACCGCGCCTTCCAGCTGTCCTTCCTGACCCGGCCGATTGACAACACCGGCCTGCCCCATGTGTTTGAACACAGCACCCTGTCGGGCTCAGAGAAGTATCCCAGCAAAGCCCTGTTTTTCAATCTTCTTTATCAGTCCTATACCACCTTTGTGAACGCTTATACCGACGACTATGTGACCTGTTATCCGGTGGGTTCCCTTTCCGAAAAGCAGCTGCTTGCCATGGCAGATCTTTATACAGACTCCTGCCTGCATCCGATGATCATGACGGATGAAAGCATCTACCGCACGGAATCCTGGCGGTATGAAATGGCGGATATGGAAAGTCCCCTGACGCTGAACGGTACCGTGTACAGTGAAATGACCGGTGCCCTCACGCTGCAGAGAAGCGCCCGTGACAACGCAAGGGCTGCCACCTTCCCCGGTTCCGTGGCGGCTTTTAACTCCGGCGGCATTCCCAAATACATTCCGGATATGACCTGGGATTCCCTGAAGGAATACCACAACCGGTTCTATCATCCGTCCAACTGTCTCGCTTACCTGTACGGCTCCTATGAGGATTACACCGCTTTCCTGAAGCTGCTGAATGAAGCCTTCGCTCCCTATGAAAAGCAGGACTTCACCTTCACCGACAGCGGCTATACCCGGATCACGGAGCCTGTGGTCACCAGCGTTCCCTATGCGGTGGCAGAAGGTACGGATACCACCAATCAGTCTTCCGTATATTACTATATCCTCTGCCCCGGCCTGAGGGAAAACAAGGAAGAACAGCGGATCGTGGATCATGCGGATCTCATGCTGGCCACCACCGGTTCTCTCCTGATTGAAAACCTGAAAAAAGCCTTCCCTGCCGGAAGCTTCACCTGCTCCCGTGACTCCGTCGGACCCGATGACGCTTTGCTCTTTGCAGCAGACAATGTCAACGCGAATGACGCGGAAACCTTCCGCCAAATCGTCAACGACTCCCTGAAGCAGATTGTGCAGGACGGTTTTGATCCTGTGCAGGTGGACGCGACCGCAACCCGCCAGGAGCTGACCAATAAGCTGGCAACGGAAGGCGGCAGCCCGATCATAGGCGTTGTCGCCAAGCTTTCCGACGGCTATGCCCTGACCGGCAATCCCTTTGAATACTGCGAAAACATGGAAGCCCAGACCCATATCCGGGAGGAAAATGAAAAAGGTCTCCTCACCGGCGCTATTGAAAAATGGCTGGTGGATCCGGCGCTGTATACCCTGACCACCACCTATCCGGAACCCGGCCTGAAGGAACAGCAGGAAGCTGCCCTGGCTGAAAAGCTGGCAGAGATCAAGGCCGGCATGACGGAAGAGGAAAAGCAGGCCGTCATCGATGCCACCAATGCGAAGCCCGAAGAGGAAGACACCACTGAAATGGTCGCCTCCCTGACGGCTGTCACCGTGGCTGACCTTCCCGAAGAAGTCCGTGAGATTCCGTATACGGATGAAACCGGCGCCGACGGCGTCCGCCGTCTGAACATGACAGCCAACGTGGATGAAATCGGACTGATCGACCTGTTCCTGGACGCCCGCGGTCTTTCCCAGGAAGACCTGCAGTATGCGCGCCTTTTCTCCCAGCTGCTGGGTCAGCTGGATACTGACGCCCATACCAAGGAAGAGCTTGCCCTGCTCATGGGCCGTTACCTGACGGGCGGAAGCTACAAAATCCAAACTTTCGATACGGCTGACAAGAACGACGTTACCGCCTACCTGGCGGCCGAGTGGGTCGCCCTGGACAGGGACCTGCCGGCTGCCTATGACCTCGAACAGGAAATCCTGTTCCATACGCAGTTTACAGACATCCCGACGCTTGCCGAAAAGATCTCAGCCCTGAAATCCACTGCCCGCAGCATCATTTCCGCTGCCCCCTATACGGTGGTTTTAGCCCGCCAGGCCGGGCTTGACGATCCCCAGTCCAGGGTGCAGGACTACCTGAGCTTCACCCCTTATTACACCTTCCTGGAAAACGTGGAGCAGCAGATGGCAGCGGATCCGGAAGCGGTTGTTACCCGCCTGCAGGCGATCCAGTCTTTCCTGGCCAACCGCAGCGGAGCCATGGCCATCTATGCCGGCAATGAGAACTCCATTGCGCTCAACGCGCCCCTGGTGGATGCTTTCTTCGCGGAGCTCCCCAATGAAAAGCGGGAGTATCCCGCCTATGACGTGCCGGCAGCCGACAGGAAGGAAGGCCTTTCCGTGGACGGCAACATCCAGTACAACTGCCTGACTGCTTCCTTCCGGGAGCTCGGCATTGAACCGGATTACACCTTTGACGTCATCGGCTCGATCATCACCGACCAGGTGCTGATTCCCATCCTGCGGGACCAGATGGGCGCCTACGGTGCCTCCTGCGGCACAAACGGCGACCTCGGCCTGATGATCTACTCCTACCGGGATCCCAACGTGAAGGCCACCTTTGACCTGTATGATTCCATCCCGGAAAAGCTGGCCAACATGGAACTGACCCAGGACCAGATCAACGGCTATATCATGCGCCAGTATTCATCCATCGCGACGCCTGCCGGCGAACTGACAGAAGCCATCCTTAAGATCAACGCAGTCCTGAATGGCCGTCCCGAGGACGAAACGCTGCAGAAGATGCGCGCCTATAAGAGCGTGACGCCTGAAACCGTGAAAAACGCGGCGGCCGTCTATGCCCTGCTGGTAGAAAAAGGTGCCCGCGGTACTGCCGGCCCCATCGGTGCCCTGCAGGCCAACAGCGATCTGTATGACACGATCCTGAATCCCTTCCATACGGAAGACCTGTCCAAGGTTTCCTTCTCCGACGTGGCGGAAGACAGTGAATATCATGATGCCGTCTATACCGCCTTTGCAGCCGGCCTGATGCAGCCGAAGGAAGAAGGCCTCTTCGCGCCGGATGAACCCGCCACTGCAGGCGATTTCCTCGGCGGACTGTATATGCTGATCGGCGGCGGAACCAATGATCCGGAAGCCTGCAAGGCAGCCCTGAGCGCCAACGGCCTGATCCCCGCGGATCAGGACCTGAACGCAGAAGTGAATGAGGGCTTCCTCGGCGGCATCCTGGCCGCCCTGGGTGTTCCCGGTGCCACGGAGACGCCCGATGTGGCTGTCACCCGCGCCGAACTGGCAGCGCTGTTCATCCAGCTCACCGGCAAGTAATCTTTCCCAGATATAAAGAAGGACTGCTCACCTGAGCAGTCCTTTTTTCTTATCGTTCATTGGAACACTTTACACCACGCTTTTCCCGGATTCTTCTGATCGCCGAATAGAAGACCAGGCACACAGCCCACGGAACAACAGCTCCCATGATCAGTGCAAAAAATACATATGGATCTTTTGTGGGTTCATTGTAATCAACCTGGTTTATATAAGGCGACGGCAGATAGATGACACAGTATGACACGATAATCGCCAGTACCGCGGTAAAGCCCGTCGCGGCAATACCTGCTTGTGCTGTTCTTTTCATTTGGGGATATCTCAGGATTGCCAGTATTGTGGTAACCGCGAACATTATTACACAGCAAACCCCAATCTGGGCATCAAGAATAAAGGGATCAATGTCCCATGTCGTCATACCCGGCCTCTCACTGACGAATGCGATAAACAGGAGAAACATGACGCACGAAAGCGTTCCCGATAAAACGAATGCAATCCACCAGAAAACAAGCCTACCGTTCCGAAACCTTTCCCGGAATGCTGTTACCTCCATCATGCGTTCTCTCCTGTCGTCAGCGCGCGCTTTCCCTGTATTCTCCTGATAACCAGATACAGTGCCAGGCTTACGGCACATATACCGACCGCTTTCAGGCCAAAGCCCAGGAACATATTGGAATCTCTTGTCGCTTCATGAATCCCTTCACCCCAGGGCAGCGGCAGGTTTATTACCCGATAGGAAATAATAATCGACAGAACCGCGGCTATAACGGTCATTACGCATGCAGTCTTGGCTACTTTTCTGATTGCCCGTGGGCCGACAAGTACCAGCTGGGCCAGGATGCCGAATAGTCCTACGCAAATAACCCCGTCCTGTGCCTCCAGCAGAAAAGGATCCGTTTCCCAGGTCGTTATTTCTGGTTCTCTGCAGAAATGTTCAATGTCGCCACACAAATGCACGCCCGCACACACGGTGATGACGATCATCGCAAATCCCCAGAAAACAAGCCAGGCGTCTGTTCGAAGTTCTTTCAGGAATTTTGCCCTTTTTGTCATGTTCATTCCCTCATTTTCAGGAACTGTTTTCCTCTGATGCTTTCTGATATAGAAGAGCGCCATTACCAGACCGATACAGATCAGGCCTCCCCATATATACAGCGGCTCAATCTGATGAATCAGGCAGAACTGTTTCCAACGGAATCCGATATTGTGATACTGGGAAAACAGCAGTGATTGATAGGACTCCCTCCTTATCACTTTCCCGTCATCATATTCAGTAAAGATATAAGTAGTATCTTCATCGCAGCATATGGCATTACTGTTTTTCCAGGCGTAAGCCTTCTTATATTCTTCAATCATCGTCCGGTCTTCTGTAACCCGTACAGGGTCGTTCAACTGTCCTTGCAAAAAGGGAGTGATCTCCAGCCGGTCGATATCATATTCCTTACTGCCATAACATGCAGTCAGCGGATCAGGTGTTTCTTCCGTCCAGATCCACAAAGCAGCCATCAGAAGAGCGAGAATACAGAAAGCAATCAGCAGGCCCCTGACAATTTTCCGTGCCATGATACTTCACACTCCCCTGTTACCTTCTCTGTTACTATAGAAACGTTGTGGAGCGCCTGCCGGTTCCCTTCAGACAGTAATCGTATCATAACAAAAAATCGGTGCCGCATTCTGCGGCGCCGCAAAAAGGTATGGGGCAGCCATGATAAATATCTCT is a genomic window containing:
- a CDS encoding cation:proton antiporter; translated protein: MRSILMQTLLLIAVALFSGLLMTRLFDKFHLPDVTAYLVTGVLIGPCVLGRLGVSCLGFNTFEQVDSLSMISDVALGFIAFAIGHEFRLSALKQTGKQATVIGIIQACFATLCVDAALIALHFIMPDLLPMPVAVTLGAIAAATAPAATLMVVRQYKAKGPVTDVLLPVVALDDAVGLVIFAISFGIAQSLKDGDTNLAALILEPLMEVFLSLAFGGLVGLVLTWLERFFHSHRNRNALIVGSVILTVAVSQLKIPVGPFTFGFSSLLVCMMLGTIFCNFCPLSEDLMLQADRWSGPAVTLFFVLSGAALKFEVFGDPAVLLIGVVYIVARSLGKYLGAGLSSSMVHSPEPVRKYLGITLLPQAGVALGMCATAYRVLGGTEGTLVRNIVLFSVLVYELVGPSLTKWALTKAGDIRKMPDEVASRREKELQETAKPVPAAFRK
- a CDS encoding insulinase family protein gives rise to the protein MKRILSLFLVLALVVSTLPALAEPAPSGAAEAAGLPAVGDVVEGFEVKELRPFDLVGATLVSFEHQKTGAKLLYIANEDTNRAFQLSFLTRPIDNTGLPHVFEHSTLSGSEKYPSKALFFNLLYQSYTTFVNAYTDDYVTCYPVGSLSEKQLLAMADLYTDSCLHPMIMTDESIYRTESWRYEMADMESPLTLNGTVYSEMTGALTLQRSARDNARAATFPGSVAAFNSGGIPKYIPDMTWDSLKEYHNRFYHPSNCLAYLYGSYEDYTAFLKLLNEAFAPYEKQDFTFTDSGYTRITEPVVTSVPYAVAEGTDTTNQSSVYYYILCPGLRENKEEQRIVDHADLMLATTGSLLIENLKKAFPAGSFTCSRDSVGPDDALLFAADNVNANDAETFRQIVNDSLKQIVQDGFDPVQVDATATRQELTNKLATEGGSPIIGVVAKLSDGYALTGNPFEYCENMEAQTHIREENEKGLLTGAIEKWLVDPALYTLTTTYPEPGLKEQQEAALAEKLAEIKAGMTEEEKQAVIDATNAKPEEEDTTEMVASLTAVTVADLPEEVREIPYTDETGADGVRRLNMTANVDEIGLIDLFLDARGLSQEDLQYARLFSQLLGQLDTDAHTKEELALLMGRYLTGGSYKIQTFDTADKNDVTAYLAAEWVALDRDLPAAYDLEQEILFHTQFTDIPTLAEKISALKSTARSIISAAPYTVVLARQAGLDDPQSRVQDYLSFTPYYTFLENVEQQMAADPEAVVTRLQAIQSFLANRSGAMAIYAGNENSIALNAPLVDAFFAELPNEKREYPAYDVPAADRKEGLSVDGNIQYNCLTASFRELGIEPDYTFDVIGSIITDQVLIPILRDQMGAYGASCGTNGDLGLMIYSYRDPNVKATFDLYDSIPEKLANMELTQDQINGYIMRQYSSIATPAGELTEAILKINAVLNGRPEDETLQKMRAYKSVTPETVKNAAAVYALLVEKGARGTAGPIGALQANSDLYDTILNPFHTEDLSKVSFSDVAEDSEYHDAVYTAFAAGLMQPKEEGLFAPDEPATAGDFLGGLYMLIGGGTNDPEACKAALSANGLIPADQDLNAEVNEGFLGGILAALGVPGATETPDVAVTRAELAALFIQLTGK